DNA from Agarilytica rhodophyticola:
TACTCTTGAAGTGCACCTTTCCCTTGGCAATCTTTTGCGCAAAAAGGGCGAGATAGCCCGAGCGGTCAAGGTGCACCAAAACCTACTTTCTCACCCTAATCTCGTTCAACAACAATTACACTTTGTGCAATTTGAATTGGCAAAAGACTATATTTCTTCTGGCCTACTTGATCGTGCGGAAATTTTGTTATGTGAGCTAAATGAGCAGGGAGGGATTAGTCTTGAATTACGGCAATCAGTGCTCATTGCCCTTGTGGAAATATACCAAGATACTCTCGAGTGGCTTAAGGCTATCGATATAGCGGATCAATTAACTACAAATAAGTTTTCTAGTCGACTTGATCAATGGAAACAAGCTCAAGCACACTATTGTTGTGAGCTTGCCGAGCAGGCGAGGAATGCAAAAGATTGGCTACAAACACGTAAATGGATTAATGCAGCGCTGCGCTACAACAAAAACTGCGTTCGCGCTAGCTTATTGCAAGCGCAACTCAATATGGATGACAACAATTATACTGCTGCAATCGTATCTCTTAAAAAAATTGCTACACAGAATCCGCACTTTGCTTCGGAAATGATTCAGCCTTTATGCGAGTGTTATCAACAATTAAATTCGCCTGTCGAATTAAAAAAAGAGTTGTTAATTTATCTTGAAAATCATCAGGATTTATCTGCACTCAATTGTTTAGCAGAGTCCATGGTTAAGCATGAAGGATATAAAGAGTTTATACAACTATTAGCGGATATAATTCCGCGCTTTGTTGATGTAGATGCTGCTCAGCAGTTGGTAGAAGTTATTACTAATGAAGAAAATAAAATGAACAGTCTATATCTTCATTTTAAGCCCGTGTTGGATACCTTATTAAAACCTGTGAAAAAGTATCAATGTTCAAAATGTGGGTTTGATGGAAGTTATGTTCATTGGTTGTGCCCATCATGCAAAAGTTGGGAAAGCATATATCTATTGGTGGCAGATACAGAAAAAATTCAGAGCTAAGGTTTGGTTCAGCCTATTCAGACCTCATACTTTCACTACTCTATACAAGTAACGCATGAGACAAGGACGTGTCGACCGGTATGCTCGCTGCGAATAGGGCGCGGATGTTTGTCTCGTATGGACATCGATTTATAAAGAATATTCTCTTTTAATATGGTTAAGCGTTCATGCTCGGCTGGATATAGGTACTTGCCCATACCTCCCTGAGCAATAAATGCGTGAGTATCTTTAACAATCGTTTGTACATGTAATAATTCATGAAGTAAGGCGTCGGCGGGTGACGCTACGCAAAAAGGCTTTTTATGGGAGCACTTATCGTAAAACTTAAGTTTTGCTGCGGATCTTGGATCGAAGTAAACCACCACATCCTCAATTTTAAGCTGCGAGCCATTGACGTCTGTTTGAAAGGTATACGGCGCATATCTCAATTGCCAGTCTTCGTTTTCAATAGACTTTATCAATGAAACTGCTTCAGGGTGTCTTGCATAATAAGCCGCAAGCTCTTGAATATCTCCGACCATTGACTTAGGATCATCTTCCTGAGGTACTAAATGAGTTAGCAAAATATTATTGATATCGTCGATCGTGGTTTTATCCGCATATAGTTCTACCCTTTCATCTCCTTGTAGTCGCTGGTTGGATATGGTTTGCTCTTCAAGTTCATAGGGGTTGTTAATGGAAAATAGATTGAGTGTTGTGGTTTCTTGTGGCTCTTTTTGTTCCTGTTGCTTTTGTTCCTCTTGTTGCTGGGCCATTGCCAGATCGGTATTAACACTGAGAGCCAAGAATATCATGGGTAGGAGCTTTTTTCTTCTGCCATGGGTTTTGTTCTGGTTCTCAATACGACGATCAGCTTTTAGTTTTATTCTGTGTTTGCTGGCAAACCGCTGCAGTCTGGCAAAGTACACAGGATCTTTTTGTTCTAAGTCCGGTGCATGAATATAATGCCTTTCCTGTTCAATAACACAGGTATGTAGGGGGTGTATGGAGAGTTGGGATTTATTTTCCTCTTTGCTGGCAAATAAGGTATCACATGTATTAGTCCAAATATCCAATGTGGTATTTTTTTTCATTTTCCCGGCGCTCGCTACATCATGCCTTTCAAAGGTTCCACCTCTGATACTTTAGGGGTGACCTCTACCCATTATTAAGAATAGCAGTTGTCATTGGAAACAACGGATGTTTTAGTTTGGGATATATCTGTTATTTGGATTTTAAGTTATAAGTGGCGGTTATAACTCGATAGCTGTATAGAACAGAAGAAGACATTCTCGATAGCAAGAATTGGCCGGGATACGCTATAGGAGTAATATCAGTCAATCAGGAGCATAAAACTCTAGAAGCTATTTCATATCTGCTGCACTCGCCGATGCTGCGCTAAAAATACCATCAAAATGCTCATTTACTTCATATATATTTCGTTCTTTCGGTTATTTTTCTTTGTCTCGCTGGCGTTCGCCAGCTATGAAACAGAATCTAAGGACTTGTTGGTTCCTTTGGGGTTACGGGCTCAAAGAAATCGCCAAAAAGACTGTGCAAGGTAAGTTTTTGCTGGTTATCTTTAGTTTTAGAGGTATCTTGCCAGGGGACAACATATAAGATTTTAGGTAATTCAGTATTACCTTTAATGGTTGTCGTTTCCAGTTCTATCCTATCTTGTGCAAAGGCCGATGACGAAATAAATAATACAAGTAATATTAGCTTGGTATACATAACAATCTACTCCTGATCAAGAGAATACTTCAGCTGTTCAAGCCATTGTTTTACTTCCTCATCTTCCGGTGCGAGGGATAAATATTTGGCGTAGTGCTGGTAAGCGTTATTAATATCTTGGTAGTAAACATCATAGAGCAGCGCGAGGTTATGATGGGCGTCTGCGTAGTTTTTATTTAAGCTTAATGCCTTACGATAATAGTTTTCAGCATCTTGAAATTTCTTGTTCTCAACAGAAATTAAGCCTAAAAGATTATATAACTCTTCTATTTTTGCGCCTTTACTCAGGGCCTGCTGGCATATTTGTTCAGCTTCTTTAATATTGCCTTGTTTAAAATAGACGGTGGCTAGGTTAGTTTTAATAGCAAGATTTTGGGAATACTGAGACGCTAGCTTACGCAGTATCTTTTGTGCCACTTTGTATTCTTGCTTTTGCATTTGTTCAAATGCTGTATGGTATTGGCTTTTACTTAATTCACTGAGTTCTTGGTTTGGAGTAGAAGTATTATTATCGCCGC
Protein-coding regions in this window:
- the lapB gene encoding lipopolysaccharide assembly protein LapB, encoding MISIWLLIVIVLVATGLILSRSFFLGRNEDRKIFLSSQSPWVQERYIEGLTYLLNEQADEAVDHFISHMAVNADTLEVHLSLGNLLRKKGEIARAVKVHQNLLSHPNLVQQQLHFVQFELAKDYISSGLLDRAEILLCELNEQGGISLELRQSVLIALVEIYQDTLEWLKAIDIADQLTTNKFSSRLDQWKQAQAHYCCELAEQARNAKDWLQTRKWINAALRYNKNCVRASLLQAQLNMDDNNYTAAIVSLKKIATQNPHFASEMIQPLCECYQQLNSPVELKKELLIYLENHQDLSALNCLAESMVKHEGYKEFIQLLADIIPRFVDVDAAQQLVEVITNEENKMNSLYLHFKPVLDTLLKPVKKYQCSKCGFDGSYVHWLCPSCKSWESIYLLVADTEKIQS
- a CDS encoding tetratricopeptide repeat protein encodes the protein MHSNLNACSRKPAVYRWGRLALAIGACLCLLSACETSTNTVGPTVTTDTRADASGDNNTSTPNQELSELSKSQYHTAFEQMQKQEYKVAQKILRKLASQYSQNLAIKTNLATVYFKQGNIKEAEQICQQALSKGAKIEELYNLLGLISVENKKFQDAENYYRKALSLNKNYADAHHNLALLYDVYYQDINNAYQHYAKYLSLAPEDEEVKQWLEQLKYSLDQE